GGTCGTGCAGGTTGCTGTTATCCATCGCCAGAATCAGATCAAAGGAATGAAAATCCGCCGCCTTGACCTGCCGCCCGCGCAGCGCAGACAAGTCATAGCCACGCTGCTGCGCCGCCTGACGCGTGCGCAGATCCGCCGCCTTGCCCACGTGCCAGTCACCAGTGCCGGCCGAATCGACTTCGACGCGCCTTTCAAGCCCTGCTTCCCGCAGCTTGTGGCGCAATACGCCTTCGG
This DNA window, taken from Pseudomonas sp. SG20056, encodes the following:
- a CDS encoding low molecular weight protein-tyrosine-phosphatase, with the protein product MRVLFVCLGNICRSPTAEGVLRHKLREAGLERRVEVDSAGTGDWHVGKAADLRTRQAAQQRGYDLSALRGRQVKAADFHSFDLILAMDNSNLHDLQQLRPGNDAAELDLFLRRYQLERDEVPDPYYGGEAGFAQVLDLIEQACDALVIELKGRL